In the Prochlorococcus marinus str. MIT 9312 genome, TAATTCAAGAAATTCTCGAAGTAGTCGAGCAAGCAGCAATTGCCTCAGCAAAACTAACAGGACTTGGTCAAAAAGATGAAGCGGATGCTGCAGCTGTAGAAGCAATGAGATTGCGAATGGGCAAAATTGAGATGAAAGGGAAAATTGTTATTGGAGAAGGTGAAAGAGATGAAGCACCTATGCTTTATATAGGTGAAGAGGTAGGAAGTGGAAGTGGTCCAGGAGTTGACTTTGCAGTAGATCCTTGTGAAGGAACAAATCTTTGTGCGAATAATCAAAGAGGTTCTATGGCGGTTTTGGCAGCCTCTGATACCGGCGGTCTTTTTAATGCTCCTGATTTTTACATGAACAAATTAGCAGCTCCTCCAGCTGCGAAAGGGAAAGTAGATATTAGAAATTCGGCTACTGAAAACTTGAAGATTCTTAGTGATTGCTTGGATCTTTCTATTGATGAACTTACTGTTGTTGTAATGGATAGAACTAGGCATAAAGATTTAATTAAAGAGATTCGAGGATGTGGTGCTAAAGTACAACCGATTTCTGATGGTGATGTTCAAGCTGCTATTGCATGTGGCTTCGCAGGTACTGGAACTCATTGCTTAATGGGTATAGGTGCAGCTCCAGAAGGTGTTATTTCGGCTGCCGCAATGAGAGCTCTAGGAGGACACTTTCAAGGACAACTAGTTTATGATCCAGCAATCGCTCAAACTTCTGAATGGGCTGACTATACAAAAGAGGGAAATATAAAACGACTAAATGAAATGGGTATAACGGATATAGATAAAATCTATGAAGCTAATGAATTGGCATCGGGAGAAAATGTTGTGTTCGCTGGAAGTGGTATAACTGATGGATTATTATTTGACGGAGTTAAATTCGAAAGGGATTGTGTGAGAACAAGCAGTCTAGTAATTAGCACATTAGATAGTACTGCAAGATTCACAAATACTGTCCATATAAAAGATGGTGCAAAGAGTATCAGCCTTTAAAAATTCACTTTTGATTTTATGCATATTGTTGTCGTCGGACTAAGTCATCGCACGGCACCTGTCGAAGTGCGTGAGAAGTTAAGTATTCCTGACCAATCCATAACAAAATCATTGAAAGCATTAAAGGCTTTCTCTGAGGTATTAGAGGTGTCAATTTTAAGTACTTGTAATAGGCTAGAAATATATGCCCTGGTAAAGGATAAAAATACTGGAATTTCATCTATTAAAGAATTTATATCAGATTATTCCGGAATTATTTTTGAAGATTTAAATCCACATCTTTTTTGCTTTAGACAAGAAGATGCGGTTTTGCATTTGATGAAAGTTTCGGCAGGACTTGATAGCCTCGTATTAGGAGAAGGACAAATCCTTTCGCAGGTAAAAAAAATGATGAGATTAGGTCAAGAGAATCAATCTACTGGGCCTATTCTTAATAGATTATTAACTCAATCAGTTAGTACAGGTAAAAAAGTTAGATCCGAAACAAATTTAGGAACTGGAGCTGTATCAATAAGTTCAGCTGCGGTAGAACTTGCTCAATTAAAAATTGGACAAGAAAAGGGGTTTGATACTCTTGTAAGTTTGGAATCAGAAAAGGTTCTTGTAGTTGGAGCTGGTCGGATGAGTAGACTTTTAATAACTCATTTAAAAGCAAAAGGATGTCATAAACTGATTCTTGTCAATAGAAATATTGATAGAGCATTAAATCTTGCTATAGATTTCCCCGATATAGAGATTGTTTGTAAAGGGTTAAACGAATTAGATGAAAATATATCAATATCTTCTCTTGTTTTCACAAGTACAGCTTCCGAAGAGCCAATAATTGATCTCGCTAAAATTGAAAAATTAAATTTGAATAATAAACTTAAATTTATTGATATTGGTGTGCCGAGAAATATTTCTAATGATGTTAAAAATCATCAATTTGTAAAATCATTTGATGTAGATGATTTACAAGAGGTCGTTTCAAGAAATCAAGAATTTAGACAGAAAATTGCAAAGGAAGCAGAATCTTTAGTAGAAGAAGAAAGAATTATTTTTCTAGAATGGTGGGCAAGTCTAGAAGCGGTTCCAGTAATTAATAAACTTAGATCAGATTTGGAGTTAATTAGAAAAGAGGAATTGCAAAAAGCACTTAGTAGGATGGGACCAGATTTTTCTGCCCGAGAAAGAAAAGTTGTAGAAGCTCTTACTAAAGGAATTATCAATAAAATACTTCATACACCTGTTACCAAATTGAGAAGTCCTCAATCAAGAGAAGAAAGACAAGCTTCTTTGAAAATTGTTGAAAAGTTGTTTTCTTTGGTAGATGAAGATAAAAATAGCTAAATTTTACTTATTTATATTAAGTTTTTCTAGTAATTTATCGAAATACCTTTGTAAACTGACCATTACTATTTCAAATTTAGCCCATAATCAGTTACTTTAAATAGTTGTATCTCTACCTCCATTAGATTGAATGAAGCGTGTGTTAGCCATCATCCTCGGAGGAGGAAAAGGTTCTAGACTTTACCCTTTAACAAAAATGAGGGCAAAACCTGCTGTTCCATTGGCAGGTAAGTATCGTTTAATAGATATCCCAATTAGTAATTGTATAAATTCAGGTATTGAAAAAATGTACGTATTGACTCAGTTCAATAGTGCATCTCTAAATAGACATATAGGAAGAACCTATAATCTAAATGGTCCTTTTGGCCAAGGATTTGTGGAGGTTCTGGCCGCACAACAGACTCCTGATAGTCCAAAGTGGTTTGAAGGTACTGCTGATGCTGTAAGAAAATACCAATGGTTATTTCAAGAATGGGATGTTGATGAGTACTTAATATTGTCAGGTGATCAACTTTACAGAATGGATTACAGTTTATTTGTTCAGCATCATAGAGATAATGGAGCGGATTTAACTGTTGCAGCTTTACCTGTTGATGAAGCACAAGCAGAAGGCTTTGGCCTTATGAGGACAGATGATTTAGGGAATATAAAAGAATTCAGTGAGAAGCCTACTGGAGAGAAATTAAAGGCAATGGCAGTGGATACTTCAAAATTTGGACTAACTAAGGAATCGGCTGCAGAAAAACCTTATCTTGCCTCTATGGGGATTTACGTTTTTAGCAGAAATACTCTTTTTGATCTTCTAAATAAATTTCCTAATTATACAGATTTTGGAAAGGACATAATTCCTGAAGCTCTTAAAAGGGGTGATACTCTTAAGAGTTATGTTTTCGACGATTATTGGGAAGATATAGGAACCATTGGGGCATTCTTTGAGTCAAATTTGGCATTAACAGAGCAACCAAAACCTCCATTTAGTTTTTATGATGAAAAATTTCCAATTTATACAAGACCTAGATTCCTTCCTCCTTCTAAGCTTGTAGATGCCCAAATTACTGATTCAATAGTCTGTGAAGGTACAATCCTAAAGTCATGTAGCATTTTACATTGTGTTTTAGGTGTAAGAAGTAGAATTGAAAGTGATTCTATTCTTGAAGATACTTTAGTAATGGGTGCAGATTTCTTTGAATCACCTGAAGAAAGAATTGAATTAAGAAAAGGTGGTGGAACACCTCTTGGAGTAGGTGAAGGAACTACTGTAAAAAGAGCAATTCTTGATAAGAACACAAGGATAGGTGATAACGTCGTTATTATTAATAAAGATCGAGTAGAAGAGGCAGATAAGCCAGAATTAGGTTTTTATATAAGAAATGGAATCGTTGTAGTAGTTAAAAATGCAACTATTGCAAACGGAACTGTTATTTAATTCGTTTCGATCATTTTTCGCTGACATAAGTATTTTTTTTGAGCAATTTTGTTGAGTTGCGGGCAAACTATATTTATTGAGTTTTTTATTTTTTATGTCCAAGGCGCATTTTGGTTTAGTAGGTCTTGGTGTTATGGGCGAAAATTTAGTTCTTAACGCAGAAAGAAATGGATTTTCAAGTGTAGTTTTTAATAGAACTTATTCAAAAACTGAAGAATTTTTACAAGGTCGAGGCCTTGGGAAGAATATAGAGGGAGCTGAAACTCTTCAAGAATTTGTCAATAAGCTAGAGAGACCCAGAAGAATTTTAATGATGGTAAAAGCTGGACCAGCAACAGATGCGGTTATAGAAAACATTTCTGGATATCTCGAGGAAGGAGATTTATTGATAGATGGCGGTAATTCTCAATTTAAAGATACAGAAAGAAGGGTGAATACTCTTGAAAGTAAAAGTTTTGGATACATTGGAATGGGAGTTTCAGGTGGTGCAAAAGGAGCTCTTGAAGGGCCAAGTATGATGCCTGGCGGTACTAAAGCTTCATATGATGCAATAGAAAGCTTATTAACAAAAATGGCTGCCAAAGTTGAAGACGGGCCATGTGTTGCATATGTTGGACCAGGAGGCTCAGGTCATTTTGTAAAAACTGTTCATAACGGAATTGAATATGGAATTGAACAAATACTTGCAGAAGCTTATGACCTTATGAAGAGAGTCAAAGGTATGAACGGTCAGCAAATGTCAGAGGTATTTGGTATTTGGAATAATACTGATGAATTAGCTTCTTATCTTGTTGAGATTACGGAGATTTGTCTAAATACAAAAGATGAGATAACTGGTGATGATGTCGTGGAGAAAATATTAGATAAAGCTGGCCAGAAAGGTACTGGTTTATGGACTGTTGTAAGTGCTTTAGAACTGGGGGTGTCAGTCCCAACTATTTATGCTTCTTTAAATGCAAGAGTAATGAGTTCTTTAAAAGAGCAACGTAGTGAGATTGAAAAAACTATTCCATCTAAAGAGATAGAGGATTTCGATTTAGGAAATATATCTGATGGAATGAAACCTTTATTTGATGCTGTAGTCCTTGCCACAATAGCTAGCTATGCTCAAGGTATGGACATTTTAAGAGAAGCATCTACAGTATATAACTATGGTTTGAATATGCCGTCAATTGCTCAAATATGGAAGGGTGGTTGCATAATTAGATCAAAATTATTAAGTAAAATTCAAGATGCTTATAACAAAGATCCTAATTTAAAAAATTTAATTTTTGATGATTGGTTCAATAATGAAATTGCGACAAGATTAGATAACTTAGCTAAAGTCGTTTCTTTATCCACAAAAGCTGGTATACCAGTCCCATGTCTATCCAGTACTTTAGATTATTTGAATAGTTATAGAACCAATAGACTTCCTCAGAATCTTGTTCAGGCAATGAGAGACTGTTTTGGCTCTCACACATATCAAAGAATTGATAAGGAAGGTAGTTTTCATACTGAATGGATGAAATGATTGAAAAGGTTAAAAATGGTTATAACCTAAACATTTACAAAGACAAGTTAGAGCTATCAACAGCTGTTTTTAAATTTATTGAAAGTCACATTATTCATACTTTAAAAAAGAAATGCAGATTCAAATTCTGTGTGAGTGGAGGTTCAACTCCTAAATCTGTTTATCAGCTTCTATCAATAAGTGATCTTAGATGGGATATGGTTGATGTCTTTTTAGGAGATGAAAGGTGTGTTGATCCAAATTCAGAATTAAGTAACTCGTTAATGTTGAAAAAATCATTATTAACTAATTTTGGATCTAAAGCTTTTTTTTATGAGATTTTTAATGATTTAAAGGCTGATGATGAAGCGACAAAAAATCAATTTATTTCTAAATTATTTGAAAAATGCGGATCAAACCCTCCAACCTTTGATTTAACATTATTAGGTCTTGGAGACGATGGTCATACAGCTTCACTATTCCCTTATCAAAAAAATAATAACGCAGATGATTTTGTGATTTTTAATGAAGGTAAAGGATTAAAAAGAATTTCATTAACTCCAAAGGTTCTTTCAGCCTCTTCGAAGATAGTATTTTTGGTTAGTGGAGCTTCTAAAAGAATTGCTCTTGAGAGGTTATTAGATGAAAAAGAGCCATCAGATAGAACACCATCAAAATTAATAAAATCTATTAATCAAATTTCAATATTTTGTGATCAGGAATCAGCAAAAGAATTAGAAATTTAGTTAAAGTCTAATAATAATTAAAAGTATTTAATGAATAAGAAAAAAATTTTATTCCAGAAAAAGGAGTTCGATGGTTGGGAAACATTAAATGATACTGTTATGGGAGGATCAAGTTCCGCTTTTTGTGAAATTTCAAATTCTGGTTTGTTATTAAAGGGTAATATTGTCGAGAAAGCAGGAGGATTTGTTAGTTGTAGATCGTCTATCTTTAAACCCTCTTTAAATGTATCTGAATATTCATCCTTTGAATTAAATATTGATGGAAAAGGAAGAACTTTTAAATTTGCGGCCGCTTGTGAAGATGATCTATTAGGACTAACCGAATTTATTCCGGGTGGACTTAGGTGGATAAAATCATTCCCAACAAAAAAATTCGGAACAACAAACGTTCAAATTCCTTTTAGTGAGCTAAAACCTTCAGTAAGAGCTAATAAAGTACGTTTCCCATTTAAATTTAAGCCATCTAAAATTAAAAGATTGCAACTACTACACTCTAAGTTCGGTGATGATGGATTACTTAATAATGAGTTTAAACAGGGTTCAATAAAAGTTTTAATTAAATCAATAAGTGTTATTTGAAAATCCACCTAAAAATATAGAGAGCTTAATCGCTAAGTCAGCAGATTTAACAAATAAACCTTTTGTTCATTCTGTCGTAAAAATAAATGGTGAATACGAATTCGAAGAAGAAGATATTGATTTAACAGTTAATATTTTATGTCGAGATAAAGAAGGTAAAAGATTAGAAATTTATGATCTTGAATTAGAACTTTTTAAATCAAATAAAGAGTTGGTTTTAGTAATCTCTAAGCTTAATTTCCCTGATGAACCAATATTATGGTGTGGAGTTAAAACATTATGGATGGATAGCAATAATGGGAAAAAATGCAACTCACCAAAATACGGCGCTAGATTGGAAAATTTAGCAAATAGGATAAAAAGTTTTTTTGAGTAAGAAAATAAACTTTAAGCTGATTTATAAATCAGTAACAGCCCCTAAACTTGATGTGCTTACGATTCTCGAATATTTTGAAAGAATTCCTCTTTTGTATTTTTGTATAGGTTTTACCCAATCTTTTTTTCTTTTTTCTAATTCTTCGTCAGATAAATCAACTTCAATTAGTTGTTTTACAGCATCCACTGTAATTAAATCACCTTGTTTTATTAGAGCAATATTTCCTCCAACAGCAGCCTCTGGAGCTATGTGACCCACAACAAGACCATAGGTACCACCGCTAAATCTGCCATCGGTAATTAAAGCTACCTTCTCTCCTAGCCCTTGACCAACAATCGCAGATGTTGGAGCTAACATTTCTCTCATGCCTGGACCTCCTACAGGACCTTCGTTTCTAATAACAACCACATCACCAGCTTTGATATCGTTATTTAATATCGATTTTAAACAATCCTCTTCACTTTCAAAAATCTTTGCTGGACCAGTTAATACAGGGTTTTTTACTCCGCTAATTTTGGCTACAGAACCTTCGCTCGCTAAGTTACCTTTTAATATCGCTAGATGTCCTTTTTTATAAAGAGGGTCATCTATGTCTCTTATGACATTTTGATTTGTTGGAGGCTTATCTGGAATATTCTGTAAGTATTCTGAGATGGTTTTGCCTTCAATGTTTTTGCAATCGCCATGAATTAATCCTGCATTTAAAAGTATTTTCATTACTTGTGGAATCCCACCTGCCTTATGAAGATCCACCGTCACATATTTACCACTCGGTTTAAGGTCACAAATAACGGGTACTTTTTGTCTGATTCTCTCAAAATCATTAATGTTGATATCTATTCCTGCAGTATTCGCAATAGCTAAGATGTGCAATACCGCATTTGTTGATCCGCCAATTGCCATAATTACTGATATTGCATTTTCAAATGCTTTCTTAGTCATTAGGTCTAGAGGTCTTATATCTTTTTCTATTGCAGAGACTAATATCTCAGCACTTTTATCTGCACTTAGTTCTTTTTCAAGATCTTCAGCAGCCATAGTGGAACTGTGAGGAAGACTTAACCCTAATACTTCAATAACCGCAGACATTGTATTAGCTGTAAACATTCCTCCACAGCTACCAGCACCAGGAATACAATTTTTCTCAACTTGGATTAGCCTTTCTTCATTAATTTTGCCGGCTGTTAATTGTCCAACAGCTTCAAATGCACTAACAACAGTAAGATCTTCTCCATGCAATTTCCCAGGCTTTATTGTCCCTCCATAAATGAAAATTGAGGGAATATTCATTCTTGCAATCGCAATCATGGCACCCGGCATATTTTTGTCACATCCACCTATAGCAAGTACTCCATCCATACTCTGAGCATTGCATGCTGTTTCAATTGAATCAGCAATAACTTCTCTTGAAACTAGGGAGTATTTCATGCCCTCTGTTCCCATAGAAATGCCATCGCTTACTGTTATGGTCCCAAACATCTGAGGCATCCCACCTGATCTTTTTATTGACTCTTCAGCTTTTAGAGCTAACTTATTTAAACCCATATTGCATGGTGTTATGGTGCTGTATCCATTTGCAACTCCAACAATAGGTTTATTAAAATCTTCATCATTAAATCCAACAGCTCTTAACATCGATCTGTTAGGGGATCTTTGCACACCTTGGGTTATTGCAGATGATCTGAGTTTATTCATATTATTTGTGAACCTTTTTTATTCTATTGCCCCAACTCTTCAAGTTGCTTCCTCACATCAGCAATTGCAGAATTAAGTTGCTCAACTTTCTTCTCCAGATTTTCTCCTTCAACTTCATTTATATTTTCATTTGAATCAATTGCTTCAGAGCCGTCTTGAATTCTGGAGGAATACATCATTGCTTTTTGTTTTTTTTCCTCCTTTCTTTTGTCTGCTTCGGATATTAACCACCAAGCTAGACCTGCTGCTCCAATAAAAGCACCGCTTATTAATGATAAAAGATTATTTGAAGACGAATCTCTGTATTCAGACATTGGTTAAATATTTACTCCTATATTCTATATTAGTTCTTATCTTGAAATATAGTACTTAATCTCGATAAAGGATTCCCAATACCCGGTACTAAAACTTGTGTTATTTCGTCTTCCTCATCTATGCAAGAAGTGTAAATTACCTGATTAGGGAATAATTTCGCAATTTCATTTAAACCTTTATTTGAGCAAATAGCAGTTATTAAAAGAATTCTATTTGAATCAACACCTAATTCCTTTAATTTAATTAAAGTTTCTAATGTTGCTGATTTTGTCGTTATTTGTTCTGAATAAAATATAACTCCTTCATTTGATTCAATAGTTTTAGGAAGTTCTCCTAATGAGAGGGTTGAATTAGGAATTACTTCTTTAGATCCAAACCAAAGAGATAACCCTTCGGGCAACGTTGCGAGCACTTTTATTGGATAATCATTATTAATAAAGAATCCATCTGAGTCCCCATTATCAGTATTTACTATTTCTTTTTTATATGGCAGCCAATTACGTAATGCTTCATATGTAAGCCATTTCCCTAATTGCTCATATCCTGTTGAGTACAAAATATTTGGAGTATTTTTTTCTCGCAATATTGAAAGCCAATGTTTTATTAATGGATGAGGAGGAACAATAACCTTTAGTGACATTGCCATATATTTTCCTTTAAGATACTCTTACAAACTTTAAATACCTAAGTTCTAAAATACAGTCTTATTATGATTAAATCAATTGTTTTCCCCTCACTAAAGAATGCATTAATTACTTTTTTATTCGTTGGGATTTTATTTTTTAATTCTGTAAATTCTGCATGGGCTAAAAGACCTCCTGAGATTAGAAACCAACAAGACCTTAATTTAGAGCCGGATATGCATGGTCAAGATTTAAGCGGTAACGAATACGTTAAGTTTGATTTGAATGGGTTTAATTTTAGTGACAGTAATTTAGAAGGCGCAGTGTTCAATAATAGTAAATTGCAAAACTCAAAGTTTACTGGAGCCAATTTAAGAGATGCACTAGCTTATGCAACAGACTTTACAGATGCAGATCTTTCGGATGTTAATTTTACAAATGCATTATTAATGGAGAGTAATTTTGAAGGAGCAAAAATAGATGGTGCAGATTTTACTGATGCTGTTCTTAGTCGTACACAACAAAAACAATTATGTGCGATTGCTAATGGCACAAATAGTTCTACAGGAGAGAGTACAGAATATAGTTTAGGTTGTTAATCATCAAAGATGAAAAAAAAAAAACCAGTTATAGTTGTTTCGGGATTTCTTGGTTCAGGTAAAACAACTTTTCTAAGATATCTATTAAAAGAGAGTAATAAAAAATTTGGTTTAATAATTAATGAATTTGGTGATGTTGGAATTGACGGTGATTTGATTAAAAGTTGTGATAAATGTGATGAATCTGAAGACGACTGCGTAATCGAATTAAATAATGGATGTTTATGTTGTACTGTTCAAGATGATTTTGTTCCATCAATAAAAGCTCTCTTAGAATTTAATCCTCCTATCGAATCAATAATTATCGAAACAAGTGGCCTGGCACTACCAATTCCCTTAATTCAAGCCCTTAACTGGCCTGAGATTAGGTCTTCCATATACCTTGATGTTGTTGTTGGTATCGTTAATGGAGAATCAATGCTTAATGGTTCACCAATTAATGATTTAAATAAAATAACAAAACAATATAATGAAACAGATAAAATTGATCACAACGCCACTATAGATGAACTTTTTGAGGAGCAACTAGAAGTTTCTGATATCGTTTTAGTCTCTAGATCAGATATCTTAAATGATGATCAGTTTGACGTTATAAAAAATAAAATTCAAGGAAGTCTAAACTCATCTACACCAGTCCTTAAATCCAAGAATGGCAAAATTGATTTAAATTATCTATTTGATTTTAATTTTAAAAAAGAGACTTATAAAGAATTTTTAACTGAAGA is a window encoding:
- the pgl gene encoding 6-phosphogluconolactonase — its product is MDEMIEKVKNGYNLNIYKDKLELSTAVFKFIESHIIHTLKKKCRFKFCVSGGSTPKSVYQLLSISDLRWDMVDVFLGDERCVDPNSELSNSLMLKKSLLTNFGSKAFFYEIFNDLKADDEATKNQFISKLFEKCGSNPPTFDLTLLGLGDDGHTASLFPYQKNNNADDFVIFNEGKGLKRISLTPKVLSASSKIVFLVSGASKRIALERLLDEKEPSDRTPSKLIKSINQISIFCDQESAKELEI
- a CDS encoding GTP-binding protein, with translation MKKKKPVIVVSGFLGSGKTTFLRYLLKESNKKFGLIINEFGDVGIDGDLIKSCDKCDESEDDCVIELNNGCLCCTVQDDFVPSIKALLEFNPPIESIIIETSGLALPIPLIQALNWPEIRSSIYLDVVVGIVNGESMLNGSPINDLNKITKQYNETDKIDHNATIDELFEEQLEVSDIVLVSRSDILNDDQFDVIKNKIQGSLNSSTPVLKSKNGKIDLNYLFDFNFKKETYKEFLTEEHDHNHVDLVSDSFKLNYFLEKNDFEKEMSKILDELNILRIKGRIWIPNKSLPLQVQIVGKKINTWFEEAPENCWRPNDNAGLELVIISFDEKSIKTFNRKIKEKFKILSDPKIAI
- the glpX gene encoding class II fructose-bisphosphatase — encoded protein: MNQTLIQEILEVVEQAAIASAKLTGLGQKDEADAAAVEAMRLRMGKIEMKGKIVIGEGERDEAPMLYIGEEVGSGSGPGVDFAVDPCEGTNLCANNQRGSMAVLAASDTGGLFNAPDFYMNKLAAPPAAKGKVDIRNSATENLKILSDCLDLSIDELTVVVMDRTRHKDLIKEIRGCGAKVQPISDGDVQAAIACGFAGTGTHCLMGIGAAPEGVISAAAMRALGGHFQGQLVYDPAIAQTSEWADYTKEGNIKRLNEMGITDIDKIYEANELASGENVVFAGSGITDGLLFDGVKFERDCVRTSSLVISTLDSTARFTNTVHIKDGAKSISL
- the gndA gene encoding NADP-dependent phosphogluconate dehydrogenase, which translates into the protein MSKAHFGLVGLGVMGENLVLNAERNGFSSVVFNRTYSKTEEFLQGRGLGKNIEGAETLQEFVNKLERPRRILMMVKAGPATDAVIENISGYLEEGDLLIDGGNSQFKDTERRVNTLESKSFGYIGMGVSGGAKGALEGPSMMPGGTKASYDAIESLLTKMAAKVEDGPCVAYVGPGGSGHFVKTVHNGIEYGIEQILAEAYDLMKRVKGMNGQQMSEVFGIWNNTDELASYLVEITEICLNTKDEITGDDVVEKILDKAGQKGTGLWTVVSALELGVSVPTIYASLNARVMSSLKEQRSEIEKTIPSKEIEDFDLGNISDGMKPLFDAVVLATIASYAQGMDILREASTVYNYGLNMPSIAQIWKGGCIIRSKLLSKIQDAYNKDPNLKNLIFDDWFNNEIATRLDNLAKVVSLSTKAGIPVPCLSSTLDYLNSYRTNRLPQNLVQAMRDCFGSHTYQRIDKEGSFHTEWMK
- a CDS encoding glutamyl-tRNA reductase, coding for MHIVVVGLSHRTAPVEVREKLSIPDQSITKSLKALKAFSEVLEVSILSTCNRLEIYALVKDKNTGISSIKEFISDYSGIIFEDLNPHLFCFRQEDAVLHLMKVSAGLDSLVLGEGQILSQVKKMMRLGQENQSTGPILNRLLTQSVSTGKKVRSETNLGTGAVSISSAAVELAQLKIGQEKGFDTLVSLESEKVLVVGAGRMSRLLITHLKAKGCHKLILVNRNIDRALNLAIDFPDIEIVCKGLNELDENISISSLVFTSTASEEPIIDLAKIEKLNLNNKLKFIDIGVPRNISNDVKNHQFVKSFDVDDLQEVVSRNQEFRQKIAKEAESLVEEERIIFLEWWASLEAVPVINKLRSDLELIRKEELQKALSRMGPDFSARERKVVEALTKGIINKILHTPVTKLRSPQSREERQASLKIVEKLFSLVDEDKNS
- the ilvD gene encoding dihydroxy-acid dehydratase, whose product is MNKLRSSAITQGVQRSPNRSMLRAVGFNDEDFNKPIVGVANGYSTITPCNMGLNKLALKAEESIKRSGGMPQMFGTITVSDGISMGTEGMKYSLVSREVIADSIETACNAQSMDGVLAIGGCDKNMPGAMIAIARMNIPSIFIYGGTIKPGKLHGEDLTVVSAFEAVGQLTAGKINEERLIQVEKNCIPGAGSCGGMFTANTMSAVIEVLGLSLPHSSTMAAEDLEKELSADKSAEILVSAIEKDIRPLDLMTKKAFENAISVIMAIGGSTNAVLHILAIANTAGIDININDFERIRQKVPVICDLKPSGKYVTVDLHKAGGIPQVMKILLNAGLIHGDCKNIEGKTISEYLQNIPDKPPTNQNVIRDIDDPLYKKGHLAILKGNLASEGSVAKISGVKNPVLTGPAKIFESEEDCLKSILNNDIKAGDVVVIRNEGPVGGPGMREMLAPTSAIVGQGLGEKVALITDGRFSGGTYGLVVGHIAPEAAVGGNIALIKQGDLITVDAVKQLIEVDLSDEELEKRKKDWVKPIQKYKRGILSKYSRIVSTSSLGAVTDL
- a CDS encoding uracil phosphoribosyltransferase, which codes for MAMSLKVIVPPHPLIKHWLSILREKNTPNILYSTGYEQLGKWLTYEALRNWLPYKKEIVNTDNGDSDGFFINNDYPIKVLATLPEGLSLWFGSKEVIPNSTLSLGELPKTIESNEGVIFYSEQITTKSATLETLIKLKELGVDSNRILLITAICSNKGLNEIAKLFPNQVIYTSCIDEEDEITQVLVPGIGNPLSRLSTIFQDKN
- a CDS encoding pentapeptide repeat-containing protein, with amino-acid sequence MIKSIVFPSLKNALITFLFVGILFFNSVNSAWAKRPPEIRNQQDLNLEPDMHGQDLSGNEYVKFDLNGFNFSDSNLEGAVFNNSKLQNSKFTGANLRDALAYATDFTDADLSDVNFTNALLMESNFEGAKIDGADFTDAVLSRTQQKQLCAIANGTNSSTGESTEYSLGC
- a CDS encoding glucose-1-phosphate adenylyltransferase, with protein sequence MKRVLAIILGGGKGSRLYPLTKMRAKPAVPLAGKYRLIDIPISNCINSGIEKMYVLTQFNSASLNRHIGRTYNLNGPFGQGFVEVLAAQQTPDSPKWFEGTADAVRKYQWLFQEWDVDEYLILSGDQLYRMDYSLFVQHHRDNGADLTVAALPVDEAQAEGFGLMRTDDLGNIKEFSEKPTGEKLKAMAVDTSKFGLTKESAAEKPYLASMGIYVFSRNTLFDLLNKFPNYTDFGKDIIPEALKRGDTLKSYVFDDYWEDIGTIGAFFESNLALTEQPKPPFSFYDEKFPIYTRPRFLPPSKLVDAQITDSIVCEGTILKSCSILHCVLGVRSRIESDSILEDTLVMGADFFESPEERIELRKGGGTPLGVGEGTTVKRAILDKNTRIGDNVVIINKDRVEEADKPELGFYIRNGIVVVVKNATIANGTVI
- a CDS encoding CIA30 family protein, which codes for MNKKKILFQKKEFDGWETLNDTVMGGSSSAFCEISNSGLLLKGNIVEKAGGFVSCRSSIFKPSLNVSEYSSFELNIDGKGRTFKFAAACEDDLLGLTEFIPGGLRWIKSFPTKKFGTTNVQIPFSELKPSVRANKVRFPFKFKPSKIKRLQLLHSKFGDDGLLNNEFKQGSIKVLIKSISVI